From Pseudoalteromonas viridis, one genomic window encodes:
- a CDS encoding methyl-accepting chemotaxis protein, producing the protein MTRSIQFRLVLTALLAMGFVLLAFGIYDYVTQSNQLKSKLDTQIALAKQRMELSLPSALWNFQTDLAQKLVNAEAASDVIALIEVRDTGGELIVKTTQEGDAQPPSTTSFEFELLFDNGGEQSPVGGVTLLINTEPMRQALLSLAINSVVKVVLLAAILGSVLAFIFNRLVAIPLEEVADKLANIASGEGDLTQHLVVRRDDEIGRLAASFNLFEEKIAELVTTIKLSIDDSSALSENISSLSTEGFNFLQQQQQETDQIATAITEMASSALEIESNTKLTLESAENAYTDADKVNQAFEQSIHAIEELVIQMDEATQVVSSLEASVQGIVSVLDVIQSIAEQTNLLALNAAIEAARAGEQGRGFAVVADEVRSLASRTQTSTAEIHETITLLQKGSDSAVTVMQKSKLKSEESKQAAQTASASLANISKAVENITQMSSHVSSAVSEQSTVAEDLSKNINEVVFSGQNSMGKIEQVQVYSGDMKELSLQLRDLVSRFKT; encoded by the coding sequence TTGACTCGCTCGATTCAATTTCGCCTTGTTTTAACCGCTTTGCTGGCAATGGGTTTTGTGTTGTTAGCGTTTGGCATTTATGACTATGTGACCCAGAGTAATCAGCTGAAAAGCAAGCTGGATACGCAAATAGCCTTGGCTAAGCAGCGTATGGAGCTATCACTGCCGAGTGCTTTGTGGAACTTTCAGACCGATCTGGCGCAGAAGCTGGTCAATGCGGAGGCGGCATCTGACGTCATTGCCCTGATTGAAGTGCGTGACACGGGCGGCGAGTTAATCGTGAAAACGACGCAAGAGGGCGATGCACAACCGCCCTCTACCACCTCTTTTGAATTTGAATTGCTGTTCGATAACGGAGGGGAGCAAAGCCCGGTGGGCGGCGTTACCTTGTTAATCAACACAGAGCCCATGCGCCAGGCACTGTTGTCTTTGGCCATTAACTCTGTGGTGAAAGTGGTACTGCTTGCGGCCATTTTAGGCAGCGTGCTGGCATTCATTTTTAATCGCCTGGTGGCGATCCCCCTGGAGGAGGTGGCCGACAAACTGGCCAACATTGCCAGTGGTGAAGGCGACCTGACCCAGCATTTAGTGGTCAGGCGGGACGACGAAATAGGTCGGCTGGCCGCCTCATTCAACCTGTTTGAAGAAAAAATAGCAGAACTTGTGACAACCATTAAGCTGTCGATTGATGATTCATCTGCGTTATCAGAAAACATCTCCAGCCTCAGCACCGAAGGCTTTAACTTTTTACAGCAGCAACAACAGGAAACGGACCAGATTGCAACGGCCATTACTGAGATGGCGTCGTCGGCTTTAGAAATTGAAAGCAATACTAAGCTGACGCTGGAGTCGGCAGAAAATGCTTACACGGATGCGGATAAGGTTAATCAGGCATTTGAGCAAAGTATTCATGCAATAGAAGAGCTGGTAATACAAATGGACGAAGCCACGCAAGTGGTTAGTTCACTGGAAGCCAGTGTTCAGGGCATAGTGTCGGTATTAGATGTGATCCAGTCGATCGCAGAGCAAACCAATTTGCTGGCACTTAATGCCGCCATAGAGGCTGCCAGAGCCGGTGAGCAGGGCCGGGGGTTTGCCGTGGTGGCCGATGAGGTGCGTTCCCTGGCCAGTCGAACACAAACATCCACTGCGGAAATACACGAAACCATTACCTTGCTACAAAAAGGCTCAGACTCAGCCGTGACCGTGATGCAAAAAAGCAAACTGAAAAGCGAAGAAAGCAAGCAGGCGGCACAGACAGCCAGTGCCTCGTTGGCAAACATCAGTAAAGCCGTTGAAAACATCACACAAATGTCCAGTCATGTCTCATCGGCAGTCTCGGAGCAGAGCACGGTTGCAGAAGATCTCAGTAAAAACATCAATGAAGTGGTCTTTTCGGGGCAAAACAGTATGGGCAAAATCGAGCAGGTGCAGGTTTACTCCGGTGATATGAAAGAGCTGTCTTTGCAACTCAGAGACTTAGTCAGTCGCTTTAAAACCTAA
- a CDS encoding substrate-binding periplasmic protein yields the protein MKSLIAAIMVLCASWYSYAETVYLTSLDWPPYSGKSLSEQGASVAVAKAAFAAQGHTLVVEFYPWSRAVKSASTKDSKYVGYFPEYHYDTSEFVFSDPMGTGPLGLVQNVSAPISYSSVGDLAGKRIGVVQDYVNTKELDEMIASGSIKGEAVPSDVLNIKKVAAKRIDAAVIDSNVLKYLLKSDASLSSVQSKVAMHPTLLQDKQLFVAFRNDAQGQKWQQIYNAGLKKLISPPLWLST from the coding sequence ATGAAATCACTGATTGCAGCCATTATGGTGCTATGTGCATCTTGGTACAGCTACGCAGAAACTGTGTATCTGACTTCACTGGACTGGCCGCCTTACTCAGGTAAATCGCTCAGTGAGCAGGGGGCATCTGTGGCGGTTGCAAAAGCCGCATTTGCCGCGCAAGGCCACACTTTGGTGGTGGAGTTTTATCCCTGGTCGCGGGCGGTTAAGTCGGCGTCTACCAAAGATTCCAAGTATGTGGGGTACTTTCCTGAATATCACTACGACACCAGTGAATTTGTGTTTTCCGATCCAATGGGCACAGGGCCACTTGGCTTGGTTCAGAATGTGTCTGCGCCAATCAGCTACAGTTCTGTGGGCGACCTGGCTGGAAAACGCATTGGTGTGGTTCAGGACTATGTTAACACCAAAGAGCTGGACGAGATGATAGCCAGCGGCAGTATTAAAGGGGAGGCCGTGCCGTCTGATGTACTGAACATTAAGAAAGTCGCAGCAAAACGCATTGATGCAGCCGTTATAGACAGTAATGTCCTGAAGTACTTGCTGAAATCCGACGCGTCGTTAAGCAGCGTCCAGTCTAAGGTTGCAATGCATCCGACCTTACTGCAAGACAAGCAGTTATTTGTGGCATTTCGCAATGACGCGCAAGGTCAAAAGTGGCAGCAAATATATAATGCCGGGCTGAAAAAATTGATATCCCCGCCATTATGGCTAAGCACCTGA
- a CDS encoding TorF family putative porin, translating to MKKLLLCTFLAVSANGYAATSSTITLVSDYLFNGVSQTDEDPAIQASLDWAGDSGLYAGFWGSQVDFGEGTDIEADGYIGYYTAIDDTVNVDIGIAQYTYHGGDNSSDYNYPEAYVKFNVGNTNLNFWHTWDYFGTDAGHSIVMLTHAIPINDNLSFEVGIDHSISHDKDKWKWEDDDSYTHWRATVNYNINDWALSLGYEDTTLDTMGDSTVLVTLARTFNF from the coding sequence ATGAAAAAACTACTCCTGTGCACTTTTCTTGCGGTATCCGCCAATGGATACGCCGCGACTTCTTCTACTATTACTTTGGTTTCCGATTACCTGTTCAACGGGGTAAGCCAGACCGATGAAGACCCTGCCATTCAGGCCAGTCTTGACTGGGCGGGCGACTCTGGTCTGTATGCCGGTTTTTGGGGATCTCAGGTCGACTTTGGCGAAGGGACGGACATTGAAGCGGATGGCTATATTGGCTATTACACCGCGATTGACGACACGGTTAATGTCGATATTGGCATTGCACAATATACCTACCATGGCGGCGATAACAGCTCGGATTATAACTACCCGGAAGCCTATGTGAAGTTTAACGTTGGCAACACCAATCTGAATTTTTGGCATACCTGGGACTACTTTGGTACAGATGCCGGGCATAGTATTGTGATGCTGACTCACGCCATTCCTATCAACGACAATCTGTCGTTCGAAGTGGGTATTGACCATTCCATCAGTCATGACAAAGACAAATGGAAGTGGGAAGACGATGACAGTTATACCCACTGGCGTGCAACGGTGAACTATAACATTAACGATTGGGCGCTGAGCTTAGGGTACGAAGATACGACCTTGGATACTATGGGTGATTCTACGGTGTTAGTCACACTGGCCAGAACCTTTAATTTCTAA
- a CDS encoding amino acid adenylation domain-containing protein, protein MTQATVANMVANILSQPAQTVALEGDDWTFTYGELSALVACCVAQLRDSGHEPGDCIAIYGDDPRLNVVGILTALSLGCPFVCLDVHFPVARMQHMLARSQARVVLYSKVDPQLTETGCHVDLAGVSHPAVVSLSGLSSTSLEAEQQRVAYHVYTSGSTGQPKGIAIARHSLAMQVQAARQQYQLLPGNRALCILSSSTDAFLQQVLMFLSAGACVCFTQRTVLDPAEFAKVCISKTITHIDVPPSLLANFLADIQAADWLASMHLNTVILGGEEFSHNIVRHWDRLNLFERIALYNEYGPSEATVTSCLHQVTRADLKRSRVPIGRPSAGSILLIVDEQGRPARQGELLIGGEGLALEYLAEPQKTAQRFIAMERLGKVQRFYRSGDLVRRDEQGLITYLGRLDNQVNLLGHRIELEGIEAVLDQYSGIHSSAVLCTGNQLIAFIAGDLNDADTSALRKMLSEALPAYMLPAQFFYYTQLPTTAIGKIDKPALKRVAELRLAEFERVATLPGLIAKSLNVPLAELDRDKGYKSQGGDSLKALMLQTRARQHGWAVSLSQLLSDIPISQLAPPCAKATLGFEQELLNYALPNKLAMIHIQGIARWQVCTMLFTQQQLSCEKVHQVARILLLKYPALRLRFNPGQMTQQISKGALHLSAELSVASFADFKQQAQDAFKSCLDGASLSEQLVTIASYRSRYGHIVAIGISHLLVDDISLQVLSSDLESLLSAPQQFDRHRDWALLHWQRQCHNAVMAGHFDADLNYWRDALNTRGAFCQEAERKLAVLNSKKLVHSQMQLASAAQLATLLPRLASQGLSLQALLLAALASSYAQCSGDSAVTVALENNGRQPFTNSECEISVEVGQAVGWFAHSAPLLLHSGAQSDAQLAQTQADLARYPVGGHSYGWLSMFSKDQAFKALAQTQAPRISVAFADLSEVPEQQLFAQPGFGLNGQNWLTDEQVFAFEQRYHWLQIRFVRSQEAGLMVELCSDASIVDQCWLNALGSHINRAVKQIGCL, encoded by the coding sequence ATGACGCAAGCTACGGTGGCCAATATGGTCGCCAATATCTTGAGCCAGCCCGCCCAGACCGTGGCACTCGAAGGCGATGACTGGACATTCACCTATGGCGAGCTGAGTGCTCTGGTTGCCTGTTGTGTGGCGCAGTTGCGCGATTCAGGCCATGAGCCCGGCGACTGTATTGCCATATACGGCGATGATCCGCGCCTGAATGTGGTGGGGATATTAACGGCGTTGTCACTTGGCTGCCCCTTTGTGTGCCTAGATGTGCACTTTCCGGTGGCACGCATGCAACATATGCTGGCACGCAGCCAGGCGCGTGTAGTGTTGTACAGCAAGGTCGACCCACAACTGACAGAGACTGGCTGCCATGTCGATTTGGCGGGTGTTTCGCATCCTGCAGTTGTGTCATTGAGCGGGCTATCGTCAACCAGCCTGGAGGCAGAGCAGCAGCGCGTTGCTTATCATGTGTATACCTCTGGCAGCACAGGCCAGCCAAAGGGCATTGCGATTGCTCGTCATAGCCTGGCTATGCAAGTTCAGGCTGCACGACAACAGTATCAGTTGCTACCGGGCAATCGTGCCTTATGCATTTTATCCAGCTCAACAGACGCCTTTTTGCAGCAAGTATTGATGTTTTTGTCTGCCGGGGCATGCGTGTGTTTTACACAGCGCACTGTGCTGGATCCGGCCGAGTTTGCCAAGGTTTGTATCTCTAAAACCATCACCCATATTGATGTACCGCCCAGTTTGCTGGCCAACTTTTTAGCAGACATACAGGCCGCTGACTGGCTTGCGAGCATGCATTTGAATACTGTTATTCTCGGAGGAGAGGAGTTCAGTCATAACATAGTGCGTCACTGGGACAGGCTAAACTTGTTTGAACGCATTGCGCTATATAACGAATATGGTCCATCCGAGGCCACAGTGACCTCCTGCTTGCACCAGGTGACCCGGGCCGATTTAAAACGCAGCCGGGTGCCTATTGGCAGACCCTCGGCAGGCAGCATTTTACTGATTGTAGACGAGCAGGGCAGACCGGCTAGACAGGGCGAGCTGCTGATCGGGGGCGAGGGCCTGGCATTGGAATATTTGGCCGAGCCACAAAAAACAGCCCAGCGGTTTATTGCCATGGAACGCCTTGGCAAAGTGCAACGCTTTTATCGCAGTGGCGATTTGGTGCGCCGTGATGAGCAGGGGCTGATCACCTATCTCGGGCGGCTGGACAATCAGGTTAACCTGCTGGGCCATCGGATTGAACTGGAGGGGATTGAAGCGGTATTAGATCAGTACTCGGGCATTCACAGCTCGGCCGTATTGTGCACGGGCAACCAGTTGATAGCCTTCATTGCCGGTGATCTGAATGATGCAGATACCAGTGCGCTGCGCAAAATGCTCAGCGAAGCGCTACCCGCTTATATGTTGCCTGCGCAGTTTTTTTACTACACTCAACTGCCAACCACGGCCATAGGTAAAATTGATAAACCAGCGTTAAAGCGCGTTGCCGAACTAAGGCTGGCAGAATTCGAGCGGGTGGCGACATTGCCTGGGCTAATTGCAAAGAGCCTGAATGTGCCGCTGGCCGAGCTGGACCGTGACAAAGGGTATAAATCGCAAGGCGGGGATTCTTTAAAGGCATTGATGCTGCAAACCCGTGCCAGGCAACACGGCTGGGCGGTGTCGTTAAGTCAGTTACTCAGTGACATACCGATTTCTCAGTTAGCACCGCCTTGCGCTAAAGCGACGTTAGGCTTTGAGCAAGAGTTGCTTAACTATGCACTACCAAACAAGCTGGCGATGATCCATATCCAGGGGATAGCGCGCTGGCAAGTGTGCACTATGTTGTTCACTCAACAACAGCTGAGCTGCGAGAAAGTTCATCAGGTTGCGCGTATTTTACTGCTTAAATACCCCGCTTTGCGGCTTCGTTTTAATCCCGGGCAGATGACGCAGCAGATCAGTAAAGGGGCTTTACACCTGAGTGCTGAGTTAAGCGTTGCCAGCTTTGCGGATTTTAAACAGCAAGCCCAGGACGCATTTAAATCTTGTCTTGATGGGGCTTCATTGTCAGAGCAATTAGTAACCATCGCCAGTTATCGCAGCCGCTACGGTCATATAGTCGCGATAGGGATAAGCCATTTGCTAGTTGATGATATCAGCTTGCAGGTGCTCAGTAGTGACCTGGAAAGCTTGCTCAGCGCTCCTCAGCAGTTCGACAGGCATAGAGACTGGGCTCTGCTGCACTGGCAACGACAATGCCATAACGCGGTCATGGCCGGTCACTTTGATGCCGACCTGAACTACTGGCGGGATGCGCTGAACACCCGTGGGGCATTTTGTCAGGAGGCGGAGCGTAAACTGGCGGTGCTAAACAGCAAAAAGCTGGTCCATAGTCAGATGCAGTTAGCCAGCGCTGCGCAACTGGCCACGTTATTACCGCGCCTGGCGTCCCAGGGCTTATCACTGCAAGCTTTACTGTTGGCTGCTCTGGCAAGTAGTTACGCTCAGTGCAGCGGTGACAGTGCTGTGACGGTTGCGCTGGAAAATAATGGCAGACAACCTTTCACAAACAGCGAGTGTGAGATCTCGGTGGAGGTTGGTCAGGCGGTAGGCTGGTTTGCTCACAGTGCGCCGCTGCTGTTGCACAGTGGTGCGCAGTCCGATGCACAGCTTGCGCAAACACAAGCGGATTTAGCCAGATATCCTGTGGGTGGACATAGCTATGGCTGGCTCAGTATGTTTAGTAAAGATCAGGCGTTTAAAGCGCTTGCTCAAACCCAGGCGCCCAGAATATCCGTCGCTTTTGCGGATCTGAGTGAAGTACCCGAACAGCAATTGTTTGCTCAGCCAGGGTTTGGTTTGAACGGGCAAAACTGGCTGACAGACGAGCAGGTATTTGCTTTTGAACAGCGCTATCACTGGTTGCAGATCCGCTTTGTTCGCTCTCAAGAAGCTGGCCTGATGGTTGAGCTTTGCAGTGATGCCAGCATTGTGGATCAATGCTGGCTCAATGCGCTCGGGTCGCATATAAACAGGGCTGTTAAACAGATTGGCTGTTTATAA
- a CDS encoding PepSY-associated TM helix domain-containing protein encodes MNNQTLKSLTNAHAWIGLIISTVLFVVFFAGAITLFKDNITSWERTPLLVDAAHNTQQPAFDKALATIEKNYQVDMHGGMFIYAPDQHNPFIEARFESELAQPDPITGEDHLHQALLLDAITGEIVASSDTHNYAHFLYKMHYDLGLGRAGLYFVGLVTLFFFVAILSGIVIHWRKLFSKFFQYRKEGNKDKWLDAHNLIGTMGLPMHLMYAFTGLVFNLVIIYQISYAVILYQGNQEALLDAAGFDQPHLEEADKRMAMTGVDDMYRRAMATLGDVTIERISIEHFGDENAILVFATTSNEDFSLWREVRYLMSTQEQIYLTMDNYDNAVRGGLSTIASLHFGDFAGYGMRLAFFLFGLATAYVIITGNLMWIAKRAKQRNQSQRSLNFVRRLTSGSFIGVVAATAAGFALARALPVEYLGRAEFIERSFYLIWIVSIVVSQLMRNQKLFCQALLSASAALFALTAISDWTLFYSTSSLLSGAALRDVLLVDTMLLLLAAICIAATKRVYAQETKAQRVSSQPLASEA; translated from the coding sequence ATGAACAATCAAACCCTTAAATCATTGACCAATGCCCATGCCTGGATAGGGCTGATCATTTCTACTGTTCTGTTTGTGGTGTTTTTTGCCGGTGCCATCACTTTGTTCAAAGACAATATCACCAGCTGGGAGCGTACGCCTTTGCTGGTCGATGCTGCGCACAATACGCAGCAACCCGCATTTGATAAAGCGCTGGCCACCATTGAAAAAAATTATCAGGTAGACATGCATGGCGGTATGTTCATCTATGCGCCGGATCAACACAATCCGTTTATTGAAGCCCGCTTTGAAAGTGAGCTGGCACAGCCCGATCCGATCACTGGCGAAGACCACCTGCATCAGGCCTTGTTACTGGATGCCATCACAGGTGAAATCGTCGCCAGCAGCGATACGCATAACTACGCGCACTTTTTGTACAAGATGCATTATGACCTCGGTCTTGGCCGCGCGGGCCTGTATTTTGTCGGCCTCGTAACCTTGTTCTTTTTCGTGGCAATCCTGAGCGGCATTGTGATCCACTGGCGTAAGCTGTTCAGCAAGTTCTTTCAGTATCGAAAAGAGGGCAATAAAGATAAATGGCTTGATGCGCATAACCTGATAGGCACCATGGGCTTGCCCATGCACCTGATGTATGCTTTCACCGGCCTGGTTTTCAACCTGGTGATCATTTACCAGATCTCCTATGCGGTGATTTTATATCAGGGCAATCAGGAAGCGCTGCTGGATGCAGCCGGCTTTGATCAGCCGCACCTCGAAGAAGCCGATAAACGAATGGCTATGACGGGTGTGGATGATATGTATCGCCGCGCCATGGCGACTCTGGGCGATGTCACCATAGAGCGTATCAGCATTGAACATTTTGGTGATGAGAACGCGATTTTGGTGTTCGCTACGACCAGTAACGAAGACTTCTCATTATGGCGTGAAGTGCGTTACCTGATGAGTACGCAGGAGCAGATCTATCTGACCATGGACAATTACGATAACGCCGTGCGAGGCGGTCTGTCGACCATTGCCAGTTTGCACTTCGGTGACTTTGCAGGATACGGAATGCGCCTGGCGTTTTTCTTGTTTGGTCTGGCAACTGCTTATGTGATCATCACAGGTAACCTGATGTGGATAGCGAAGCGCGCTAAACAACGCAACCAAAGCCAGCGCAGTCTGAACTTTGTCAGGCGTCTGACCTCTGGCAGCTTTATTGGTGTAGTGGCGGCGACTGCGGCCGGGTTTGCACTGGCGCGTGCGCTCCCGGTTGAGTATCTGGGCCGCGCTGAGTTTATAGAGCGCAGCTTCTATCTGATCTGGATTGTAAGTATTGTGGTCTCGCAGCTGATGCGTAATCAAAAGCTGTTTTGTCAGGCGTTGCTGAGCGCCAGTGCGGCACTGTTTGCCCTGACCGCCATCAGCGACTGGACCTTGTTTTACAGCACGTCGAGCCTGCTCAGCGGCGCTGCACTGCGTGATGTTTTGCTGGTTGATACTATGTTGCTGCTGCTGGCTGCCATTTGTATTGCCGCAACGAAACGCGTCTATGCGCAAGAAACCAAGGCACAGCGGGTTAGCTCGCAGCCACTCGCCTCTGAGGCGTAA
- a CDS encoding substrate-binding periplasmic protein, producing the protein MHFFRHCSRFLLICLLSFTPFVSQAQACTQTVTVSASDNWPPYSFRSGEQYHGLDIEILELVLKSADLCWRYVSFPSSSRTFEEFKKGKVDIIFAASFTQERRRFSEFSVPYRDEVMQLFRHKSNPLSPQRALNPTLSFLSKSIVAVNRGSVYGEAFSRIVQQCPDCVVDINLATERFDLLVKKRVDYAVEDLFTGIYLINRDPYKTHIRASRLTVHKNPVHYMIRPGLLSEKRLQQFNLAIIRNQAAIDALIDQHFQRLLSGAEQVKQ; encoded by the coding sequence ATGCATTTTTTTCGTCATTGCAGTCGCTTTTTGCTTATCTGTTTACTGAGCTTTACCCCATTTGTTTCACAGGCACAGGCCTGTACACAAACCGTCACGGTCAGTGCCAGCGATAACTGGCCACCCTATTCGTTCCGCTCAGGTGAGCAATATCATGGGCTGGATATTGAGATCCTTGAATTGGTGCTAAAAAGTGCCGATTTATGTTGGCGTTACGTATCATTTCCTTCATCAAGCCGGACCTTCGAAGAATTCAAAAAAGGCAAAGTCGATATTATTTTTGCTGCTAGCTTTACCCAGGAGCGGCGGCGATTTTCTGAGTTTAGTGTGCCTTATCGTGATGAAGTGATGCAGTTGTTTCGCCACAAGAGCAACCCGTTGAGCCCTCAGCGCGCTTTAAACCCTACCCTGAGTTTTCTGAGTAAATCTATCGTGGCTGTGAATCGGGGCAGTGTGTATGGCGAGGCGTTTTCGCGCATTGTTCAGCAGTGCCCCGACTGTGTGGTTGACATTAACCTGGCCACAGAGCGCTTTGATTTACTGGTTAAAAAGCGTGTTGACTATGCGGTAGAAGATTTATTCACCGGCATTTACTTGATTAATCGCGACCCTTATAAGACACATATCAGAGCAAGCCGGTTAACCGTGCACAAAAACCCCGTTCATTACATGATCAGGCCCGGTCTGTTGAGTGAAAAGCGTTTGCAGCAGTTCAATTTGGCCATCATACGCAATCAGGCTGCTATTGATGCGCTGATAGATCAGCATTTTCAGCGCCTGCTATCCGGAGCTGAACAAGTTAAGCAATAA
- a CDS encoding LysE family translocator, which produces MDYLYAIILFAISSSVTPGPNNIMVMTSGVNFGVKKSLPLLSGICIGFAFMLLLVGIGFSRLFEWFPGLHMLIKCAGVLYLLYLALLIARSADSQDADSQGQPLSFLKGALFQWINGKAWVVATGAVAAFTTVGGGVDNQTMLIATIFLLVSFPCVGVWLLFGSLLQNWLSSAVSRQRFNLAMALLLVISVLPVLQEILVQLSGRTIGF; this is translated from the coding sequence ATGGACTATTTATACGCAATTATCCTCTTTGCCATTTCATCCTCAGTGACCCCAGGGCCGAACAATATTATGGTGATGACATCAGGGGTGAACTTTGGCGTAAAAAAGAGTCTGCCTCTGTTGAGCGGCATTTGTATCGGCTTTGCCTTTATGTTGCTGCTCGTCGGGATCGGTTTTTCCAGGTTGTTTGAATGGTTTCCCGGACTTCATATGCTTATTAAATGTGCGGGTGTCCTGTATTTGCTGTACCTGGCTTTACTGATCGCACGCTCAGCCGACAGCCAGGATGCAGACAGCCAGGGCCAGCCGTTGTCGTTCTTAAAAGGTGCTTTGTTTCAGTGGATCAATGGTAAAGCCTGGGTAGTTGCCACCGGCGCAGTCGCTGCCTTTACCACGGTCGGGGGCGGAGTCGACAATCAGACAATGCTTATCGCCACCATCTTTTTGCTGGTGTCATTTCCCTGCGTTGGCGTCTGGTTGTTGTTTGGCTCATTGTTACAAAACTGGCTGAGCAGTGCGGTCAGCCGTCAGCGTTTTAACCTGGCCATGGCGCTTTTGTTGGTCATTTCTGTACTCCCTGTGTTGCAGGAAATTTTAGTACAGCTATCGGGACGAACAATCGGATTCTGA
- a CDS encoding GNAT family N-acetyltransferase, which yields MNIELKQACNTDKPYLLNLRLQTMVEHLEREGIFLSDEAHLCRLEEDYASSHLLIINKVTVGTLKFRLLNREVEIMQLQIDPQFQKQGLGRNTLRHMFEQYPDYSFSLTVLKHNPARHLYFALGFRTYDEDEFEYHMRRPAQHTLIA from the coding sequence ATGAACATTGAGCTAAAGCAAGCCTGCAATACCGACAAGCCCTATTTGCTGAATCTGCGTCTGCAAACCATGGTGGAGCATCTCGAGCGCGAAGGGATTTTTCTCAGTGACGAGGCACACCTGTGCCGGCTTGAAGAAGACTATGCCAGCTCACATTTACTGATCATCAACAAGGTTACCGTTGGCACACTCAAATTTCGGCTGTTGAACAGGGAAGTGGAGATTATGCAGTTACAAATTGATCCGCAATTCCAAAAGCAAGGACTTGGTCGCAACACGCTCAGGCATATGTTTGAGCAGTATCCCGACTACTCGTTTTCCCTAACTGTACTTAAACACAACCCGGCCCGTCATTTGTATTTTGCATTAGGCTTTAGAACCTATGATGAAGACGAGTTTGAATACCATATGCGCAGGCCTGCACAGCACACGCTTATTGCTTAA
- a CDS encoding DUF1796 family putative cysteine peptidase codes for MSKQFTAQTGNPFIAGNYRRVYSLGMDCRPRHLTRQLELGCRRGPFDWIGGRSVADLNQALQTRCKEVLLLKNLEPYEPDCKEYRKYADRAAGYLSAHDFAVENHDLVREYPAFREKFDGICTRFFSELAELDSVLFFLSVALEENEDWQFETPDEILANTLTLKTTLEQLCPNARVGLLVATFHDGLVEHSRPGLAFTRKYTFDNDEPWMQGQELTHWCNMLVGVNGFTGLSLHKESA; via the coding sequence ATGAGCAAGCAATTTACAGCTCAAACCGGCAACCCGTTTATCGCAGGAAACTATCGCCGGGTGTACAGCCTGGGCATGGATTGTCGGCCCCGTCACTTGACCCGGCAGCTGGAACTGGGCTGTCGGCGTGGGCCTTTTGACTGGATAGGCGGCCGTTCGGTGGCAGACCTTAACCAGGCACTGCAAACGCGGTGTAAAGAGGTACTGCTGCTTAAAAATCTGGAACCGTATGAGCCTGATTGCAAGGAGTATCGCAAGTACGCCGATCGCGCTGCGGGTTATCTGTCTGCCCACGACTTTGCGGTTGAAAACCATGATCTGGTGCGCGAGTACCCGGCATTTCGGGAAAAGTTCGACGGCATTTGCACGCGTTTCTTTTCTGAGCTGGCGGAACTCGACAGTGTGTTGTTCTTTTTGAGTGTAGCCCTGGAAGAAAATGAAGACTGGCAGTTTGAAACACCCGATGAGATTTTGGCAAATACGCTGACATTAAAAACCACGCTTGAGCAGTTGTGCCCCAACGCCAGAGTTGGCCTGCTGGTGGCGACCTTTCATGACGGGCTGGTTGAACACAGTCGCCCTGGTCTTGCGTTTACCCGTAAGTACACCTTTGATAACGATGAGCCCTGGATGCAAGGCCAGGAGCTTACCCATTGGTGCAATATGCTGGTGGGCGTGAATGGGTTTACCGGGCTTTCATTACACAAGGAGTCGGCATGA